A section of the Streptomyces sp. CG1 genome encodes:
- a CDS encoding DUF2264 domain-containing protein, producing MLELPADERALSPYTGYTRAHWEAAADALLAAVEPYATPDRALYHLPGDHVSRSGHLSDGLEGYARTLLLAAFRRDETALGRYADGLATGPGGVWPRIEHRSQPLVEAASVALALRLTRPLLWDRLEDSVRQRTAGWLADALIAEPWPCNWELFPVTVGGFLAEIGHRPEAARKAIDRGLERIEGWYLGDGWYTDGDGRKFDYYNGWAMHLYTVVHAWLADDSELLSVYGRRLSRHLVDYARLFGSDGAPLHQGRSLTYRFATTAPLWLGALIGQTPLAPGETRRLASGALRYFLEGGAVDERGLLPLGWLGPDTSLVQNYSGPASPYWAGKGFLGLLLPPEHEVWTATEEPGPADRADEVRPVAVPNWLLHSTRSDGLVRLHNHGSEDVRYDPYYTRLAYSTATTPDPVSYDNSVIVGGDPSRTGIEPLGTGAGWIASRHTVREGVTVTSLVLAEGAVEVRAHLVAGAAPGTPVRITGWAAPDGALRAELLPVSGLSEDLEDPEDLEGLERMGGLTGETGVGEATLFVALARLTGEPDPRPLADLVSVRVTEDDTDHGDRQVNVRWASGAEGVFRFTVSDGRSAGSSWTVTRR from the coding sequence GTGCTCGAACTGCCCGCCGACGAACGCGCGTTGAGCCCGTACACCGGATACACCCGCGCCCACTGGGAGGCCGCTGCCGACGCGCTGCTGGCCGCCGTCGAGCCCTACGCCACCCCCGACCGCGCCCTCTACCACCTCCCCGGCGACCATGTGAGCCGGTCCGGCCACCTCTCCGACGGCCTGGAGGGGTACGCCCGTACGCTGCTGCTGGCCGCATTCCGCCGCGACGAGACCGCGCTCGGCCGCTACGCCGACGGCCTTGCGACCGGCCCCGGCGGGGTCTGGCCGCGCATCGAGCACCGCAGCCAGCCGCTCGTCGAGGCCGCTTCCGTGGCCCTCGCCCTGCGGCTGACCAGGCCGCTGCTGTGGGACCGGCTGGAGGACTCCGTACGGCAGCGCACCGCCGGCTGGCTGGCGGACGCGCTCATCGCCGAACCCTGGCCGTGCAACTGGGAGTTGTTCCCCGTGACCGTCGGCGGCTTCCTGGCGGAGATCGGTCACCGGCCGGAAGCGGCGCGCAAGGCGATCGACCGCGGTCTGGAACGAATCGAGGGCTGGTACCTCGGTGACGGCTGGTACACCGACGGCGACGGCCGGAAGTTCGACTACTACAACGGCTGGGCGATGCACCTGTATACCGTCGTCCACGCATGGTTGGCGGACGACAGTGAACTGCTTTCTGTATACGGTCGACGGTTGTCGCGCCACCTCGTCGACTACGCCCGCCTCTTCGGCAGCGACGGCGCCCCCCTCCACCAGGGCCGCTCCCTGACCTACCGCTTCGCGACGACCGCCCCGCTCTGGCTCGGCGCGCTGATCGGCCAGACCCCTCTCGCCCCGGGTGAGACGCGGCGCCTGGCCTCCGGCGCGCTGCGGTACTTCCTCGAAGGCGGCGCGGTCGACGAGCGCGGTCTGCTTCCGCTCGGCTGGCTCGGCCCCGACACATCGCTCGTGCAGAACTACTCGGGTCCGGCCTCCCCGTACTGGGCCGGCAAGGGGTTCCTCGGTCTGCTGCTGCCTCCGGAGCACGAGGTGTGGACGGCGACCGAGGAACCGGGACCGGCCGACCGCGCCGACGAGGTGCGGCCCGTTGCCGTCCCCAACTGGCTGCTGCACTCCACACGTTCGGACGGCTTGGTCCGGCTGCACAACCACGGCAGCGAGGACGTCCGCTACGACCCCTACTACACCCGGCTCGCCTACTCGACCGCGACCACGCCCGACCCGGTGTCGTACGACAACAGTGTGATCGTCGGCGGCGATCCGAGCCGGACGGGGATCGAGCCGCTCGGCACGGGCGCGGGGTGGATCGCCTCCCGGCACACCGTGCGCGAGGGGGTCACCGTCACCAGCCTCGTGCTCGCCGAGGGCGCGGTGGAGGTGCGGGCCCATCTGGTCGCCGGGGCCGCGCCGGGGACGCCGGTGCGGATCACGGGATGGGCGGCACCGGACGGCGCCCTGCGTGCCGAACTGCTCCCGGTGTCGGGCCTGTCGGAGGACCTGGAGGACCCGGAGGACCTGGAAGGCCTGGAACGCATGGGAGGCCTGACCGGGGAGACCGGGGTGGGCGAGGCCACGCTGTTCGTGGCGCTCGCCCGGCTGACCGGCGAGCCGGATCCCCGGCCGCTCGCGGACCTGGTGTCCGTGCGAGTGACGGAGGACGACACCGATCACGGGGATCGCCAGGTGAACGTCCGCTGGGCGTCCGGCGCGGAGGGCGTCTTCCGGTTCACGGTGTCAGACGGGCGATCCGCAGGCTCGTCGTGGACGGTGACGCGCCGGTGA
- a CDS encoding MFS transporter → MVGECEGERSLWRERDFAVFWGAQMLSVLGDSFALIALPLLVLEATGSVARMGLLTAVGGGAAVLAAVFAGTVVDRVDRRRLLITCDLVRMVLYGLIPLVWAFGPRIWLLYAVLPVCEAVGTFFAVGYVTVVRGLVGTGRLTEANGLLNATAAAAGVLGPVCAGLLAAWAGPAAAVAVDAASFAASAACLRWVRLRARAGDDTPAPGRSTVRQDLRSGVAFLYRHPLLRSLTALLFGFSFFTLGLNDLVIYHLKHDLGHDDGTVGTVMAAGALGTVAGSLLVARLRRRLGFGPAWIGAIALCGLTCAGLGWVGTVPAVAVLAAGFLAGVGIAGTCSMSLRQEVTPEHLLGRVTSAYWTLHYSAAPVGAALLTWAAERWGTTPAALTAGATCVLLALTALVTPIRKA, encoded by the coding sequence GTGGTGGGGGAGTGTGAGGGGGAGCGGTCGCTGTGGCGGGAGCGGGACTTCGCGGTTTTCTGGGGTGCCCAGATGCTCTCCGTCCTCGGTGACTCCTTCGCGCTGATCGCCCTGCCGCTGCTGGTGCTGGAGGCCACCGGATCGGTGGCCCGGATGGGGCTGCTCACCGCCGTCGGTGGGGGCGCGGCCGTACTCGCCGCCGTCTTCGCCGGGACCGTGGTGGACCGGGTGGACCGGCGGCGGCTCCTCATCACCTGCGACCTGGTGCGTATGGTCCTGTACGGGCTGATCCCGCTCGTATGGGCCTTCGGCCCGCGCATCTGGCTGCTGTACGCGGTGCTGCCGGTCTGCGAGGCCGTCGGCACCTTCTTCGCCGTCGGCTATGTCACCGTCGTCCGGGGGCTGGTCGGCACCGGCCGGCTGACCGAGGCCAACGGTCTGCTGAACGCCACGGCCGCGGCCGCCGGGGTGCTCGGGCCGGTGTGCGCGGGGCTCCTCGCCGCCTGGGCCGGGCCGGCCGCCGCCGTCGCCGTCGACGCGGCCAGCTTCGCCGCCTCCGCCGCGTGTCTGCGCTGGGTACGACTGCGCGCCCGGGCCGGTGACGACACCCCGGCGCCCGGCCGCAGCACCGTCCGGCAGGACCTGCGTAGCGGAGTCGCCTTCCTGTACCGGCACCCGCTGCTGCGCTCGCTCACGGCGCTGCTGTTCGGCTTCAGCTTCTTCACCCTCGGCCTGAACGACCTGGTCATCTACCACCTCAAGCACGACCTCGGGCACGACGACGGCACGGTCGGCACCGTCATGGCGGCCGGCGCGCTCGGCACCGTCGCCGGGTCCCTGCTCGTCGCCCGGCTCCGCCGTCGGCTCGGCTTCGGACCCGCCTGGATCGGCGCGATCGCGCTGTGCGGGCTGACCTGCGCCGGCCTCGGCTGGGTCGGCACCGTGCCCGCGGTCGCCGTCCTCGCCGCCGGCTTCCTGGCCGGCGTCGGCATCGCGGGCACCTGCTCGATGTCCCTGCGCCAGGAAGTCACCCCGGAGCACCTGCTCGGCCGGGTCACCTCCGCCTACTGGACTCTGCACTACTCCGCCGCCCCCGTCGGCGCCGCCCTCCTCACCTGGGCCGCCGAACGCTGGGGCACCACGCCGGCCGCCCTGACCGCGGGCGCCACCTGTGTCCTGCTCGCCCTCACGGCCCTCGTCACCCCGATCCGCAAGGCCTGA
- a CDS encoding alpha/beta fold hydrolase, whose translation MTEQLHYDVSGSGPVLLVMPGGAGHPMGLGPLTERLAAQFTVVTYDPLGLAHGRLGLPVPEQRVADWSEGAHRVLEAVLPAGGTAYVLGTSSGGIAALDLLARHPGRLAHVVAHEPPCVTVLPDGAQRRAELIGQLDGHGRPPAEGEAASPFGVFLACVLGPFTSHLPSFTAPPGGLTLAAGVDSRGQVLHRTAASLAERLGGAFVEFPGGHLGTAGHPVEFADLLTDTLRSSARTSA comes from the coding sequence ATGACTGAACAGCTTCACTACGACGTCTCGGGCAGCGGTCCCGTGCTGCTGGTGATGCCGGGCGGGGCCGGGCATCCGATGGGGCTGGGGCCGCTGACCGAGCGGCTGGCCGCGCAGTTCACCGTGGTGACGTACGACCCGCTCGGGCTCGCCCACGGCCGGCTCGGCCTGCCGGTTCCCGAGCAGCGGGTGGCGGACTGGAGCGAGGGCGCGCACCGGGTGCTGGAGGCGGTGCTTCCGGCGGGTGGGACCGCGTACGTGCTCGGGACCAGCTCCGGCGGGATCGCCGCCCTGGACCTGCTCGCCCGGCACCCCGGGCGGCTGGCGCATGTGGTCGCGCACGAACCGCCGTGCGTGACGGTGCTACCGGACGGGGCGCAGCGCCGGGCCGAGCTGATCGGGCAGTTGGACGGCCACGGGCGCCCGCCCGCGGAAGGCGAGGCGGCCTCCCCGTTCGGCGTGTTCCTGGCGTGCGTGCTGGGCCCGTTCACGTCCCATCTGCCGTCCTTCACCGCTCCCCCGGGCGGGCTCACGCTCGCCGCCGGCGTCGACTCGCGCGGCCAGGTGCTGCACCGCACCGCCGCGTCGCTCGCCGAGCGGCTGGGCGGTGCGTTCGTGGAGTTCCCGGGCGGACACCTGGGCACGGCGGGTCACCCGGTGGAGTTCGCGGACCTGCTCACCGACACACTGCGCTCCAGTGCGCGGACCTCCGCGTAG
- a CDS encoding acyl carrier protein: MSNTSTTAIAHPPASVADWLTGFLAELLDVTPDQIDPATGLDMLGVDSATTLVICAKARDELGVPLRPREVFDHFTVDALVRHLTARQPVGV, encoded by the coding sequence GTGAGCAACACATCCACCACGGCCATCGCACACCCCCCTGCCTCCGTCGCCGACTGGCTCACCGGCTTCCTCGCCGAACTGCTCGACGTGACCCCGGACCAGATCGACCCGGCCACCGGCCTCGACATGCTCGGCGTGGACTCGGCCACCACTCTGGTCATCTGCGCCAAGGCTCGCGACGAACTGGGTGTCCCGCTGCGGCCCAGGGAGGTCTTCGACCACTTCACGGTGGACGCCCTGGTCCGCCATCTGACCGCACGGCAGCCGGTGGGAGTGTGA
- a CDS encoding TetR/AcrR family transcriptional regulator, translated as MARAGLTADRVVAAAAELADEAGFDNVTLTALARRFGVKDASLYSHVRGLADLRTRLALYAGGELIDRIAVAVAGRAGKDALAAFASAYRSYALEHPGRYAATQIRIDQSLLAGSPEMRRTAEITYGMLRAYGLEEPDLTDAVRLLRSTFHGYCALESAGGFGADRDVQASWDKAIDALHLALTHWPREAEKDD; from the coding sequence ATGGCCCGAGCGGGACTCACCGCGGACCGTGTTGTCGCGGCCGCCGCCGAACTCGCCGACGAGGCGGGGTTCGACAACGTCACCCTGACCGCACTGGCCCGCCGCTTCGGTGTGAAGGACGCAAGCCTCTACTCGCACGTCCGGGGCCTGGCCGACCTGCGCACCCGGCTCGCGCTGTACGCGGGTGGCGAGCTGATCGACCGGATCGCGGTGGCCGTGGCCGGCCGCGCGGGCAAGGACGCGCTGGCCGCCTTCGCGAGCGCCTACCGCTCCTACGCCCTGGAACACCCGGGCCGGTACGCGGCCACCCAGATCCGTATCGACCAGTCCCTGCTAGCCGGTTCCCCCGAGATGCGCCGCACCGCCGAGATCACCTACGGCATGCTGCGCGCCTACGGCCTGGAGGAACCCGACCTCACCGACGCCGTACGCCTGTTGCGCAGCACCTTCCACGGCTACTGCGCCCTGGAGTCCGCCGGCGGCTTCGGCGCGGACCGGGACGTACAGGCCTCCTGGGACAAGGCGATCGACGCCCTGCACCTGGCCCTGACCCACTGGCCCCGGGAGGCGGAGAAAGATGACTGA
- a CDS encoding isocitrate lyase/phosphoenolpyruvate mutase family protein, which produces MTAQPTVTTFAGLHHRPGEPLLLPNAWDHASAAALAARGFPAIGTTSLAVAAAAGLPDGAGATREQTLRLALTLGSEPYLLSVDAEDGFSRDPDEVAAVARELWVMGVAGINLEDGLGPSDRLAAKVAVPGLFVNARTDTYWSGDGDERDTLRRLDAYQQAGADGVFVPGLTDPGRIAALVRRLDVPLNLLYSPGGPTVAQLAGLGVRRVSLGSLLYRRALGAAVDAVADIAAGRTPGGTTPTYAEVRALERSVSVSRSANSTG; this is translated from the coding sequence ATGACCGCACAGCCCACCGTGACGACGTTCGCCGGACTCCACCACCGGCCCGGCGAGCCGCTGCTGCTGCCCAACGCCTGGGACCACGCCTCGGCGGCCGCGCTCGCCGCCCGGGGTTTCCCCGCGATCGGTACGACGAGCCTGGCCGTGGCGGCGGCCGCCGGTCTGCCCGACGGCGCGGGCGCGACCCGGGAGCAGACGCTGAGGCTCGCCCTGACCCTCGGCTCGGAGCCATATCTGCTCTCGGTCGACGCCGAGGACGGCTTCAGCCGGGATCCCGACGAAGTGGCCGCAGTGGCACGGGAGTTGTGGGTCATGGGGGTGGCCGGGATCAACCTGGAGGACGGGCTGGGGCCCAGTGACCGGCTCGCGGCGAAGGTCGCCGTACCCGGCCTGTTCGTCAACGCCCGCACCGACACGTACTGGTCCGGCGACGGCGACGAGCGGGACACCCTGCGGCGGCTCGACGCCTACCAACAGGCCGGTGCCGACGGGGTGTTCGTGCCTGGGCTGACCGACCCCGGGCGGATCGCGGCGCTGGTCCGGCGGCTCGACGTCCCCCTCAACCTCCTCTACTCGCCCGGCGGACCCACCGTCGCCCAGCTGGCCGGGCTCGGTGTGCGCCGCGTGAGCCTGGGTTCGCTGCTCTACCGGCGGGCGCTCGGCGCGGCCGTGGACGCGGTGGCCGACATCGCCGCCGGACGCACCCCGGGCGGCACCACTCCCACCTACGCGGAGGTCCGCGCACTGGAGCGCAGTGTGTCGGTGAGCAGGTCCGCGAACTCCACCGGGTGA
- a CDS encoding thioesterase II family protein, with the protein MPNWLLSAAPRAAACDLYCFPHGGGTAAEYLRWTRDLRTARVHAVQLPGRVPRLHEDVPGSMRELVEAFVAEAPLATGPFAFFGHSLGALFAYEVTRAMSAAGRRLPDRLVVSGFRAPHLPRPDTQIHRLPDDELLDTVARLHGGLPDEVLASAELRQMAAGALRADYRILETYVWDAGDPLPVPLTVFGGEDDRITADELEAWGEHTSAGASVRRFPGGHFYLRERPAPVQRAMAAVLAMVRAAERSTPC; encoded by the coding sequence GTGCCCAACTGGCTGCTCAGCGCGGCACCCCGCGCCGCCGCCTGCGACCTGTACTGCTTTCCGCACGGGGGCGGTACCGCCGCCGAGTACCTGCGCTGGACCCGTGACCTGCGGACGGCGCGGGTGCACGCGGTGCAGCTGCCGGGCCGTGTCCCGCGGCTGCACGAGGACGTGCCGGGCTCGATGCGGGAGCTGGTCGAGGCGTTCGTCGCCGAAGCGCCCCTCGCCACGGGTCCGTTCGCCTTCTTCGGGCACAGCCTGGGCGCGCTGTTCGCCTACGAGGTCACGCGCGCCATGTCGGCCGCCGGACGTCGGCTTCCGGACCGGCTCGTCGTGTCGGGCTTCCGGGCGCCGCACCTGCCGCGTCCGGACACGCAGATCCACCGGCTGCCCGACGACGAGTTGCTCGACACGGTCGCCCGCCTGCACGGCGGGCTGCCGGACGAGGTGCTCGCCTCGGCCGAGCTGCGCCAGATGGCCGCGGGTGCGCTGCGCGCGGACTACCGGATCCTGGAGACGTACGTCTGGGACGCGGGGGATCCGCTGCCGGTGCCGCTCACCGTGTTCGGCGGCGAGGACGACCGGATCACGGCGGACGAACTCGAGGCCTGGGGCGAGCACACCTCGGCCGGGGCGAGTGTCCGCCGTTTCCCCGGCGGGCACTTCTACCTGCGCGAGCGGCCGGCGCCCGTCCAGCGGGCGATGGCCGCGGTCCTCGCCATGGTCCGCGCGGCGGAACGGAGCACGCCGTGCTGA
- a CDS encoding amino acid adenylation domain-containing protein, with product MKVRNATNTPGAERFEPFPLTEIQYAYWVGRGPNFVLGNVAPHAYFELEGRRLDPGVLSEAWRRLVERHDMLRAVVGPDGRQQVLETVPAFEVRCTDLRSASEEDRESALLDVREEMSHRVYSAADWPLFDLRLSRLPDHDRLHVSVDLLMVDLASLTLLFSEWSALCQDPGLELPSVEVTFRDYALELERGSQAPRYQKALAYWTSRAAALAPPPELPLAKSPVSVHRPRFTHREFHLPEDKWKTLQERCENRGLTPTAVLAALFSEVLAVWGGSRRFTLNLTLFNRLPLLLADAGSGKRTVHPHLRRMVGDFTSICLLETDASTGRTLTERVEDTQAQLQQDLRHRQVSALEALRERRRLGLQSGFETMPVVFTSGLGTAADVSGPLSYFGDITYRVSQTPQVFFDHQVVDITGSLDLTWDCVEELFPEGLLDDMFAAYTSLVTRLADDDTMWDEEITVELPPHQLAARAHANDTSGEGPSGLLHEPFLDQAARHPEQTAVLAQNHVLTYGELAAQAQAVAHEITALGADGLRDRLVGIGLHKGTDQIAAAYGVMMAGGAYLPVSPALPERRRAGLLRDGRALAVLTDAGTDGLCWPEGLPRVLVDQVRAQDAEAGRRPGGPAAPGDLAYVLYTSGSTGTPKGVMIEHHAALNTVADINERFGVGPEDRVFGLADLGFDLSVYDAFGALAAGAALVLPDPELRSEPAHWAKLMSEHGVTVWNSVPAQMQMLVEHLEAGGALPERLRLVMLSGDWIPVDLPDRIRGLWPEAEIISLGGATEASIWSIHHVVDEVERGAKSIPYGVPLRNQTFHVLDARMDPCPVWTPGELYIGGVGLARGYWADEERTAAAFVTHPRTGERLYRTGDFGRYRPDGAIEFLGRRDGQVKINGHRVELGEIEATLSAHPGVDSAVVVKSADQDGAARLLGYVVPARDNDTLFLTERADDTLRAAQWQALAGTAGRPAEGPEPEELRTVWDALNEVYTTATASAFRAFGLPHLPGEPFDPAALRGVGVAPRYGRWLARATAALEESGYLRRTGGGLEVARELPDALPESLCERARHALGGLLGVPDDVTDWMLGLAGNLAGVLTQSVHSAELYASDRTPGVYARLFGPTYAAATAAVREMTESWPADRPLNVLEVGAGYGSLTRHLLPLLPADRTEYVFTDVSRYFLDRAETEFAAYPFVRCDLFDLDRPPAAQGFDGQSADLVIAASVLHDMRQLRRTLAALRSVLAPGGVLLLVEQTTFHPWFDLVMGLQQGFDNFEDTDLRSTHCLLDRAQWQQELTAAGFTQSALLTTSGGPASVGFDVLIARGPEARRRFAPEELRSFAAERLARHMVPAQLFALDELPLRATGKVDRAALAQAGRRSSVRGRPARPPRTDRQRKLVDIWKEVLGLNQIDLADDFLDLGGDSLLAARLAAQLQSAFGIPVPVRTVLEYTTVEALDGHLEQLLGPSEPVTEER from the coding sequence ATGAAGGTCCGAAACGCAACGAACACCCCCGGGGCAGAGCGGTTCGAGCCGTTCCCGCTGACCGAGATCCAGTACGCGTACTGGGTCGGCCGGGGCCCCAACTTCGTGCTGGGGAACGTGGCCCCGCACGCGTACTTCGAACTGGAGGGCCGCCGCCTCGACCCCGGCGTGCTGTCCGAGGCCTGGCGCCGGCTGGTGGAGCGGCACGACATGCTGCGCGCGGTCGTCGGCCCCGACGGACGCCAGCAGGTGCTCGAGACCGTCCCCGCCTTCGAGGTCCGATGTACCGACCTGCGCTCCGCCTCCGAGGAGGACAGGGAGAGCGCGCTGCTCGACGTGCGGGAGGAGATGTCGCACCGGGTCTACTCGGCGGCCGACTGGCCGCTGTTCGACCTCCGCCTGAGCCGGCTGCCCGACCACGACCGCCTGCACGTCAGCGTCGACCTGCTGATGGTAGACCTGGCCAGCCTCACCCTGCTGTTCAGCGAGTGGAGCGCGCTGTGCCAGGACCCCGGCCTCGAACTGCCGTCGGTGGAGGTCACCTTCCGCGACTACGCCCTGGAACTGGAGCGGGGCTCGCAGGCCCCGCGCTACCAGAAGGCGCTCGCCTACTGGACGTCGCGGGCCGCCGCCCTCGCCCCGCCCCCCGAACTGCCCCTGGCCAAGTCACCGGTGAGCGTGCACCGACCGCGCTTCACCCACCGTGAGTTCCACCTGCCCGAGGACAAGTGGAAGACGCTGCAAGAGCGGTGCGAGAACCGGGGGCTGACCCCCACCGCGGTGCTGGCGGCCCTGTTCTCCGAGGTCCTCGCCGTATGGGGCGGTTCCCGGCGCTTCACCCTCAACCTCACCCTCTTCAACCGGCTGCCGCTGCTGCTCGCCGACGCCGGGAGCGGCAAACGCACCGTCCACCCCCATCTGCGCCGGATGGTCGGCGACTTCACCTCCATCTGCCTCCTGGAGACGGACGCCTCGACGGGGCGTACGCTCACCGAGCGGGTCGAGGACACCCAGGCGCAACTCCAGCAGGACCTGCGGCACCGGCAGGTCAGCGCACTGGAGGCGCTGCGCGAACGCCGCCGCCTGGGTCTGCAGAGCGGATTCGAGACGATGCCCGTGGTCTTCACCAGCGGCCTGGGCACCGCAGCCGACGTCTCCGGACCCCTGAGCTACTTCGGTGACATCACCTACCGGGTGAGCCAGACCCCGCAGGTGTTCTTCGACCACCAGGTCGTCGACATCACCGGCTCTCTCGACCTGACCTGGGACTGCGTGGAGGAACTCTTCCCCGAGGGCCTTCTCGACGACATGTTCGCCGCCTATACGTCCCTGGTCACCCGGCTCGCCGACGACGACACGATGTGGGACGAGGAGATCACCGTCGAGCTGCCCCCGCACCAGCTCGCCGCCCGCGCACACGCCAACGACACCAGCGGCGAGGGCCCCTCGGGCCTGCTGCACGAGCCGTTCCTCGACCAGGCTGCCCGGCACCCGGAACAGACCGCCGTGCTGGCCCAGAACCACGTCCTGACCTACGGAGAACTCGCCGCCCAGGCCCAGGCGGTGGCCCACGAGATCACCGCACTCGGCGCGGACGGCCTGCGCGACCGCCTCGTGGGCATCGGCCTGCACAAGGGCACCGACCAGATCGCCGCCGCGTACGGCGTGATGATGGCCGGCGGCGCCTACCTGCCCGTCAGCCCGGCGCTGCCCGAACGGCGCCGGGCCGGGCTGCTGCGGGACGGCCGGGCGCTCGCGGTGCTCACCGACGCCGGAACCGACGGCCTGTGCTGGCCCGAGGGCCTGCCGCGCGTCCTCGTCGACCAGGTGCGCGCACAGGACGCCGAGGCCGGGCGCCGGCCGGGCGGACCCGCCGCTCCCGGCGACCTGGCGTACGTGCTCTACACCTCCGGCTCGACCGGCACCCCCAAGGGCGTGATGATCGAGCACCACGCGGCCCTCAATACCGTCGCCGACATCAACGAGCGGTTCGGCGTCGGACCCGAGGACCGGGTCTTCGGCCTGGCCGACCTCGGCTTCGACCTGTCGGTGTACGACGCCTTCGGCGCGCTCGCCGCCGGCGCCGCCCTGGTCCTGCCCGATCCGGAGCTGCGCTCTGAGCCGGCACACTGGGCCAAGCTGATGAGCGAGCACGGCGTGACGGTGTGGAACTCCGTCCCGGCGCAGATGCAGATGCTCGTCGAGCACCTGGAGGCGGGCGGCGCCCTGCCCGAGCGGCTGCGGCTGGTCATGCTCAGCGGCGACTGGATCCCCGTCGACCTGCCCGACCGGATCCGCGGCCTGTGGCCCGAGGCGGAGATCATCTCCCTGGGCGGCGCCACCGAGGCGTCGATCTGGTCCATCCACCACGTCGTCGACGAGGTGGAGCGGGGCGCGAAGAGCATTCCGTACGGCGTTCCGCTGCGCAACCAGACCTTCCACGTGCTCGACGCCCGCATGGACCCGTGCCCGGTGTGGACCCCGGGCGAGCTGTACATCGGCGGGGTGGGCCTGGCCCGCGGCTACTGGGCCGACGAGGAGCGCACCGCGGCGGCCTTCGTGACGCACCCGCGCACCGGCGAACGCCTCTACCGCACAGGCGACTTCGGGCGCTACCGGCCCGACGGCGCGATCGAGTTCCTGGGCCGCAGGGACGGCCAGGTGAAGATCAACGGACACCGCGTGGAGCTCGGTGAGATCGAGGCGACGCTCTCCGCGCATCCGGGCGTCGACAGCGCGGTCGTGGTGAAGTCCGCCGACCAAGACGGCGCCGCCCGCCTGCTGGGGTACGTCGTGCCGGCCCGTGACAACGACACGCTGTTCCTGACGGAGCGGGCCGACGACACGCTGCGCGCCGCGCAGTGGCAGGCGCTCGCCGGCACCGCCGGACGGCCCGCCGAGGGCCCCGAGCCCGAGGAGCTGCGCACCGTCTGGGACGCGCTCAACGAGGTGTACACCACCGCCACCGCCAGCGCCTTCCGCGCCTTCGGCCTGCCCCACCTGCCGGGCGAGCCGTTCGACCCGGCGGCCCTGCGCGGCGTCGGGGTGGCCCCCCGCTACGGCCGCTGGCTGGCCCGCGCCACGGCCGCCCTGGAGGAGTCGGGGTACCTGCGGCGCACCGGCGGCGGCCTGGAGGTGGCCCGCGAACTGCCCGACGCGCTCCCCGAGTCGCTGTGCGAGCGCGCCCGCCACGCCCTCGGCGGGCTGCTGGGCGTCCCGGACGACGTCACCGACTGGATGCTCGGCCTCGCCGGGAACCTGGCAGGCGTGCTGACACAGAGCGTCCACTCCGCCGAGCTGTACGCCTCCGACCGCACCCCGGGTGTCTACGCCCGCCTCTTCGGCCCGACCTACGCCGCCGCGACCGCCGCGGTCCGGGAGATGACCGAGAGCTGGCCCGCCGACCGGCCGCTGAACGTCCTGGAGGTCGGCGCCGGCTACGGCTCGCTCACCCGGCACCTGCTGCCCCTGCTGCCCGCCGACCGCACGGAGTACGTCTTCACGGACGTCTCCCGCTACTTCCTGGACCGCGCGGAGACCGAGTTCGCCGCGTACCCGTTCGTCCGCTGCGATCTGTTCGACCTCGACCGGCCGCCGGCCGCCCAGGGCTTCGACGGCCAGTCGGCGGACCTCGTCATCGCCGCGAGTGTCCTGCACGACATGCGGCAGCTGCGGCGGACGCTGGCCGCCCTGCGCAGCGTGCTGGCCCCCGGCGGCGTCCTGCTGCTCGTCGAACAGACCACCTTCCACCCGTGGTTCGACCTGGTCATGGGCCTCCAGCAGGGGTTCGACAACTTCGAGGACACCGACCTGCGCAGCACGCACTGCCTGCTGGACCGCGCCCAGTGGCAGCAGGAGCTGACCGCGGCCGGGTTCACCCAGTCGGCGCTCCTGACCACCTCGGGCGGGCCCGCGTCGGTCGGCTTCGACGTGCTCATCGCGCGCGGCCCCGAGGCGCGGCGCCGGTTCGCCCCGGAGGAACTGCGTTCCTTCGCCGCCGAACGGCTCGCCCGGCACATGGTGCCCGCCCAGCTGTTCGCGCTGGACGAGCTGCCGCTCCGCGCCACCGGCAAGGTGGACCGCGCCGCGCTCGCCCAGGCCGGCCGGCGCAGCAGCGTACGGGGCAGGCCGGCCCGGCCGCCGCGTACGGACCGGCAGCGCAAGCTCGTCGACATCTGGAAGGAGGTGCTCGGCCTGAACCAGATCGACCTGGCCGACGACTTCCTGGACCTGGGCGGCGACTCCCTGCTCGCCGCGCGCCTGGCCGCCCAGCTGCAGTCGGCGTTCGGGATACCCGTTCCCGTCCGCACGGTCCTGGAGTACACCACCGTCGAAGCGCTCGACGGACATCTCGAGCAGCTCCTCGGCCCGTCCGAGCCCGTCACAGAGGAAAGGTGA